One genomic region from Microcystis panniformis FACHB-1757 encodes:
- a CDS encoding DUF4282 domain-containing protein — translation MNSFWQDFFTFRKMVSITIIKFLYILGLFLITLGGLSGLFQQPLAGIATLIIGNLFWRIFCESLILVFSIHQELVKLNSK, via the coding sequence ATGAACAGTTTCTGGCAAGACTTTTTTACCTTTCGGAAAATGGTCAGCATTACCATTATCAAGTTTCTCTATATCTTAGGCTTGTTTCTGATTACCCTAGGAGGTTTAAGTGGACTATTTCAGCAACCTTTAGCAGGAATCGCTACTTTAATTATTGGTAATTTATTCTGGCGAATTTTCTGTGAATCATTGATTCTAGTTTTTAGTATTCACCAAGAATTAGTCAAGCTTAACAGTAAGTAA
- a CDS encoding FtsK/SpoIIIE domain-containing protein yields the protein MFWQQQIEGLNQKIEQSSQRITDYLGFCASLFNHGKLNGEQLPNYFGKFLQDSYLSTQSYLEQQPLEIIGSWQDYRWENWNINDHLLSSLEPTELIRIGQLVEQRSSNNTFCVPEFAPFVGGNKTIIIRCSNNTRNMGLELLQSLVIRTAILLPYQIRYTFCDPVNNGGAFLMRRSLPEALIRENSGEVYRDLLEVTQDIRRVKETYLDPQSPALHLLPPDIRVNERFEGIFVADFPKRYDRRDIEELQKIGNSGPEAGRYVFIHYNQDIDLPRDINMSGFENAFYIDLSQQSKTATSCQLQFKADSIPDADLQKQLLDKVKQAKPPERKLDWDDIVGIDPQNWWNYSSEEWITTPIGGRGSSDQLNIWFGKDSEGHQCAHGMLGAMTGSGKSTLYHGLILGLATRYSPSELRFYLIDGKYGVELAPYRNLPHTEVVSLHSSPELSRSVLTELIAEKERRNALFKRLGVSELAGYRRLGQPEGKMPRILLIIDEYQELFFNDKEDTASSQLLILAQQGRSAGIHMLLASQRFGAEGMRNQTGILGNIHLRMGMQMSKTEIQALTEFGKRGKQLLMTCDLPGKIVINDRSGDDNSNYFGKVAFIEKSRRDMIINALSQKADQLSPEDYTETVVFDGDSQPNLADNPQLRHILDYGKWLTSEDWEKIARLPFYKGGLGISDWFSAEYPVLTWLGQEFSVRQQARLILRRRPSENVLVIGGDYNTARYGILSAILTSLAINGNLQQTRFVVVDRSVSGTQWHLALEEVCQIILKPLGFTTAFNRENRIITAILNNLIVQLDERNQLSEADLMTQPSIFVIMTELDRVDDLRRSNEQSYSPESHLTTQIKRLLKEGPSKGIHLILSFSGIKAFSNVLDIRRNLAYFRHRVALQMSEDDSFTFVSDRQASRLQADGDVPIKALYRDTDSDRTTLFKPYSTESTPEFKQQIEKIANSLIKRA from the coding sequence ATGTTTTGGCAACAACAAATTGAAGGGTTAAACCAAAAAATTGAACAAAGTAGTCAACGCATAACCGACTATTTAGGGTTTTGTGCTTCTTTGTTCAATCATGGTAAATTAAACGGCGAACAATTACCTAATTATTTTGGAAAATTTCTCCAAGATAGCTATCTATCGACTCAATCCTATTTAGAACAGCAACCATTAGAAATAATAGGAAGTTGGCAAGATTATCGTTGGGAAAATTGGAACATTAACGATCATTTATTATCCTCATTAGAGCCTACAGAATTAATTCGTATTGGTCAATTAGTTGAACAAAGATCGAGTAATAACACTTTTTGTGTTCCCGAATTTGCTCCCTTTGTTGGTGGGAATAAAACTATTATTATTCGCTGTAGCAATAATACCCGTAATATGGGGCTAGAATTACTGCAATCTCTTGTGATTCGTACCGCTATTTTACTTCCTTATCAAATACGTTATACCTTCTGTGATCCCGTTAATAATGGGGGTGCATTTTTAATGCGTCGTTCCCTTCCTGAGGCTTTGATTAGAGAAAATAGTGGCGAAGTTTATCGAGATTTATTAGAAGTAACTCAAGATATTCGTCGCGTCAAAGAAACCTATTTAGATCCTCAGTCTCCTGCCTTACATTTACTCCCCCCAGATATTCGAGTCAATGAAAGATTTGAGGGTATTTTTGTCGCAGATTTTCCTAAAAGATATGACCGTAGAGATATTGAAGAATTACAAAAAATTGGTAATAGTGGACCAGAAGCTGGAAGATATGTGTTTATTCACTATAATCAAGATATTGATCTCCCTAGAGATATTAATATGAGTGGGTTTGAAAATGCCTTTTATATTGATCTCAGTCAACAGTCAAAGACAGCAACATCTTGTCAACTTCAATTTAAAGCGGATAGTATTCCCGACGCGGATTTACAAAAACAATTACTTGATAAAGTTAAACAAGCTAAACCCCCCGAACGAAAATTAGATTGGGATGATATAGTAGGAATTGATCCGCAAAATTGGTGGAATTATAGTAGTGAAGAATGGATAACCACACCTATCGGTGGAAGAGGAAGTTCTGATCAATTAAATATTTGGTTTGGTAAAGATAGCGAAGGTCATCAATGCGCTCATGGTATGCTAGGAGCAATGACTGGATCAGGAAAATCTACCCTGTATCATGGGCTTATTTTAGGCTTGGCAACTCGTTATAGTCCCTCAGAATTAAGATTTTATCTCATTGATGGCAAATATGGCGTAGAATTAGCCCCCTATCGCAATTTGCCCCATACCGAAGTAGTTTCCTTACATTCCTCCCCTGAATTATCCCGTAGTGTTTTAACTGAATTAATCGCCGAAAAAGAACGACGTAACGCCTTATTTAAAAGATTAGGGGTGTCAGAATTGGCAGGTTATCGCCGCCTAGGACAACCAGAGGGCAAAATGCCCCGTATTCTTCTAATTATTGATGAATATCAGGAGTTATTTTTTAACGACAAAGAGGATACTGCTTCCAGTCAACTACTGATTTTAGCCCAACAGGGGCGGAGTGCGGGTATTCATATGTTACTCGCTTCCCAAAGGTTTGGGGCTGAAGGAATGCGGAATCAAACGGGAATTTTGGGTAATATTCACCTGAGAATGGGAATGCAGATGTCAAAAACAGAAATTCAAGCCCTGACAGAATTTGGAAAACGAGGAAAACAATTATTAATGACCTGTGATTTGCCGGGGAAAATTGTTATTAATGACCGTAGCGGCGATGATAACTCTAATTATTTTGGGAAAGTGGCATTTATCGAAAAATCTCGCCGAGATATGATCATTAACGCTTTATCTCAAAAAGCTGATCAACTCTCCCCAGAAGATTACACGGAAACAGTGGTCTTTGATGGAGATTCTCAGCCTAATTTAGCAGATAATCCTCAATTACGCCATATTTTAGATTACGGTAAATGGTTAACCTCAGAAGATTGGGAAAAAATCGCCCGTTTACCTTTCTACAAAGGAGGATTAGGCATTTCTGACTGGTTTAGTGCAGAATACCCGGTCTTAACATGGCTAGGACAAGAATTTAGTGTAAGGCAACAGGCAAGGCTGATATTACGCCGTCGTCCAAGTGAAAACGTTCTAGTTATCGGTGGAGACTATAATACAGCCCGTTATGGAATTCTATCGGCTATTTTGACCAGTCTTGCTATTAATGGCAATCTTCAACAAACTCGTTTTGTTGTGGTAGATCGCAGTGTATCCGGTACACAATGGCATTTAGCATTGGAAGAAGTGTGTCAGATTATTCTAAAACCTTTGGGCTTTACGACGGCATTTAACCGAGAAAATCGAATTATTACGGCAATTTTGAACAATTTAATTGTTCAACTTGACGAAAGAAACCAACTCAGTGAAGCAGACTTGATGACTCAACCTTCTATTTTCGTCATCATGACGGAATTAGATAGAGTAGATGACTTAAGACGGAGCAATGAGCAGTCTTATAGCCCAGAAAGTCACTTAACTACTCAAATTAAGCGATTATTGAAGGAAGGACCGAGTAAAGGTATTCATCTCATCCTCAGTTTTTCAGGGATCAAGGCTTTCTCTAATGTCCTTGATATTCGGCGAAATTTAGCTTATTTTCGCCATAGAGTCGCTTTACAGATGTCAGAAGATGATTCTTTCACCTTTGTTAGTGATCGCCAAGCCTCACGTTTACAAGCAGATGGAGATGTTCCAATTAAAGCCCTTTATCGGGATACGGATAGCGATCGCACTACTCTTTTTAAACCTTATAGTACGGAATCTACACCCGAATTTAAGCAACAAATAGAGAAAATTGCTAATAGTTTAATCAAAAGAGCTTAA
- a CDS encoding Mov34/MPN/PAD-1 family protein has product MLSYQNIKTIFSQKSFLAIAAETYESYKTETGGIFLGIRNPNKWYILETLDSGLNPIFRPGYFEYDNAYINHLSNKIARFYREPIEVLGLWHRHPSSFDCFSQTDDITNKKYASQNSDEAISALVNLDPDFRLTMYHVLIEPDSLSRPQYTKIPIEVGDHLIPEKFLTLKSFPDSLENINQH; this is encoded by the coding sequence ATGTTAAGTTACCAGAATATCAAAACTATTTTTTCTCAGAAATCATTTTTAGCTATTGCAGCTGAAACTTATGAAAGCTATAAAACAGAAACAGGTGGCATTTTTTTAGGAATTAGAAACCCTAATAAATGGTATATTTTAGAAACCTTAGATTCGGGTTTAAATCCTATCTTTCGCCCCGGCTATTTTGAGTATGATAATGCTTATATCAACCACCTGTCTAACAAAATTGCCAGATTTTATCGAGAACCCATAGAAGTTCTTGGACTTTGGCATAGACATCCTAGTAGTTTTGATTGTTTTTCACAAACTGATGATATAACGAATAAAAAATATGCTTCTCAAAATTCTGATGAAGCTATTTCTGCCCTAGTTAATCTTGACCCTGATTTCCGATTAACGATGTACCATGTTTTAATTGAACCCGATTCTTTATCACGCCCTCAATATACTAAAATTCCTATAGAAGTAGGCGACCACCTCATCCCAGAAAAATTTTTAACCCTCAAATCCTTCCCAGATTCCTTAGAAAATATTAATCAACATTGA
- a CDS encoding DUF4870 domain-containing protein — translation MVMSEDLTKKRLLSVACHASIFLSATLVSVGIPLAIYFISDDETVKENAKEALNFHLNMWLYYLIAGILVWVLIGYLLLPILAVVNIVLPILAILQVWNDAYKVFRYPFIFRVL, via the coding sequence ATGGTCATGAGTGAAGATTTAACCAAAAAAAGACTCCTATCCGTGGCTTGTCATGCTTCGATCTTTTTGAGTGCTACGCTGGTATCGGTGGGGATTCCCTTAGCTATTTATTTCATTTCTGATGATGAAACGGTGAAGGAAAACGCCAAAGAAGCTTTAAACTTTCACCTGAATATGTGGTTATACTACCTAATTGCTGGGATTCTAGTTTGGGTTTTAATCGGTTATTTGCTCTTACCGATTCTTGCTGTGGTGAATATTGTTCTCCCCATTCTTGCTATCCTGCAAGTCTGGAACGATGCTTATAAGGTTTTCCGTTATCCTTTTATTTTCCGGGTTCTGTAA
- the pheS gene encoding phenylalanine--tRNA ligase subunit alpha translates to MPHPIETALKTLAGKAENSIEETTTLEDLEQLRVNYLGKKGELSQILREMGKLSPEERPRLGAIANEVKELVQSLLESRRESLNNAQIQAKLAAETLDVTLPALSRPLGRIHPLNSTVDRMIDIFVGLGYSIATGPQVESDYYNFEALNIPADHPARDMQDTFFLRDGRLLRTHTSPVQIRYMESHEPPIRIVAPGRVYRRDTVDATHSAVFHQVELLAVDKGLTFTDLKGTIKEFLKQMFGADLPVKFRASYFPFTEPSAEVDVQWKGKWLEVMGCGMVDPNVLKAVGYDPQIYTGFAAGFGVERFAMVLHEIDDIRRCYNSDIRFLRQF, encoded by the coding sequence ATCCCCCATCCGATCGAAACTGCCCTAAAAACCTTAGCAGGGAAAGCGGAAAATTCCATCGAAGAAACAACAACCCTAGAAGACTTAGAACAGCTAAGGGTGAATTATCTGGGTAAGAAAGGAGAATTATCGCAGATTTTACGGGAAATGGGCAAATTAAGCCCCGAAGAGAGACCGCGCCTCGGTGCGATCGCTAATGAGGTCAAAGAATTAGTACAATCGCTGCTGGAATCCCGGCGAGAAAGTCTAAATAATGCCCAAATTCAAGCGAAATTAGCGGCGGAAACCCTCGATGTCACCCTACCTGCTCTTAGCCGTCCTTTAGGGCGAATTCACCCCTTAAATAGCACAGTTGATCGCATGATCGATATTTTCGTCGGTCTGGGTTACAGCATCGCCACTGGGCCGCAGGTAGAAAGCGATTATTATAATTTTGAGGCTTTAAATATCCCTGCTGACCATCCGGCCCGGGATATGCAGGATACTTTTTTCTTGAGGGATGGTCGTTTATTGCGGACCCATACCTCCCCGGTCCAAATTCGCTACATGGAAAGTCACGAACCCCCGATTCGGATTGTGGCCCCGGGCCGGGTTTATCGTCGTGATACCGTGGATGCAACCCATTCCGCGGTTTTCCATCAAGTGGAATTATTAGCGGTGGATAAGGGATTAACTTTTACGGATTTGAAAGGAACAATTAAAGAATTTCTTAAGCAAATGTTTGGGGCTGATTTACCGGTTAAATTCCGCGCTTCCTACTTCCCTTTTACCGAACCCTCGGCCGAGGTAGATGTACAGTGGAAAGGCAAATGGTTGGAGGTGATGGGCTGTGGTATGGTGGATCCCAATGTCTTAAAAGCAGTCGGTTATGACCCCCAAATCTATACGGGTTTTGCTGCCGGTTTTGGCGTGGAAAGATTTGCTATGGTATTACATGAGATAGACGATATTCGCCGTTGTTATAATAGCGATATCCGCTTTCTACGACAATTTTAG
- a CDS encoding RNA recognition motif domain-containing protein translates to MSIYVGNLPFEVDQGDVVEVFNEYGKIKRVHLPMERETGRKRGFAFVEMETPEEEAAAIAALDGAQWMGRELKVNQAREKEPRSSFGGGNRNRDRRY, encoded by the coding sequence ATGTCAATTTATGTTGGTAATCTCCCCTTCGAGGTTGACCAAGGCGACGTAGTTGAGGTTTTTAACGAATACGGTAAAATTAAGCGCGTTCACCTCCCCATGGAGCGGGAAACGGGAAGAAAACGCGGGTTCGCTTTCGTGGAAATGGAAACCCCAGAGGAAGAAGCTGCCGCTATTGCCGCTCTTGACGGCGCTCAATGGATGGGACGAGAATTAAAAGTCAATCAAGCTCGTGAAAAAGAACCCAGATCTTCCTTCGGTGGTGGCAATCGCAATCGAGATCGTCGCTACTAA
- a CDS encoding CBS domain-containing protein has protein sequence MDLILCHQTADFDALGAAVGLSLLKAGSRIVLTGGAHPTVREFLALHRDEFALIELRSVNPASIRSLIIVDNQWRERLGKASQWLDLGHLQAIELYDHHLDSESDIHASSVHLEAVGATTTLIVEALQKAQIKPNSMAATVMALGIHVDTGSLTFAGSTPRDAYALAWLMTCAANIKTIAQYCQPSFSPRLQELFSLAWENLEIKTIHDRKIAHVLLHTADFIPGLSSVAERLLELSDSDALLFGHSYSKDEEDNSRQRLTVIGRSRIDGVNLYQLFSPYNGGGHAQAASVSFRDVQPVQQLNQLLGDLIAQIPPSPTARDLMSSPVRTIRPDTSISQAERILFRYGHSGLSVVDEQDRLVGVISRRDLDLALHHGFSRSPVKGYMTCNPKTITPDTSLQEIESLMVTYDLGRLPVLENGQLVGIVTRTDVLRQIHQNERVRFEGVALVSCLLPAIKERLEPILWSFLQAAAAAAQKRGWHLYLVGGAVRDLLLATERDSLLLQDIDLVVDGCHRAAGVGAGVDLANCLQEIYPGARLSIHGEFQTAALLWHKDERFGSLWVDIATARTEFYPYPASNPQVEASSIRQDLYRRDFTINALAIRLTSPKEGELLDFFGGMLDLRAQHIRVLHANSFIEDPTRIYRAVRFATRLRFVIEPLTENYIRYAIESGVYDRSRQQNQNAPALQSRLKAELNYILEADYWESALEKLADLGALHCLHGDLSLNRALWRQLRCLSRWLDCLSLELPVNVWLMRLELLIASLAVGERIAIANNLQLPKDTVGRLQKLEVMEREISNNFAYDRPVSQIVSFFNGYQVPSLLLVAVRSQTRIRGLIWQYLTKWSQIEAPIDGNDLKALGYQPGPQFKSLLAAVLGATLDGIVSNKSEAMAFIASLTKSAD, from the coding sequence ATGGATTTAATTTTATGTCATCAAACGGCGGATTTTGACGCTTTGGGGGCAGCGGTGGGTTTATCGTTGCTGAAAGCGGGTAGTCGCATTGTGTTAACGGGGGGAGCGCACCCAACAGTAAGGGAATTTTTGGCCCTGCATCGGGATGAATTCGCTTTAATTGAACTGCGTAGTGTCAATCCGGCCAGTATTCGCTCTTTAATTATCGTTGATAATCAGTGGCGAGAGCGTCTGGGAAAAGCCTCCCAGTGGCTCGATTTAGGGCATTTACAGGCGATCGAATTGTATGATCATCATTTGGATAGTGAAAGTGATATTCACGCCTCTAGCGTCCATTTAGAAGCGGTGGGAGCCACCACGACTTTAATTGTGGAAGCTTTACAAAAAGCCCAGATTAAACCAAACTCGATGGCAGCGACGGTAATGGCGCTCGGTATTCACGTTGACACGGGTTCCCTGACTTTTGCCGGTAGTACCCCCAGGGATGCCTATGCTTTGGCTTGGTTAATGACCTGTGCTGCTAACATTAAAACGATCGCCCAATACTGTCAACCGAGTTTTTCCCCGCGCTTACAGGAGTTATTTAGCCTTGCTTGGGAAAATCTAGAGATTAAAACGATCCATGACCGTAAAATCGCCCACGTTCTCCTCCATACTGCCGATTTTATCCCGGGTTTGTCTAGTGTAGCCGAGCGCCTACTGGAATTATCCGATAGTGATGCGTTACTTTTTGGCCATAGTTATAGTAAAGACGAGGAAGATAATTCCCGACAGCGTTTAACTGTGATTGGTCGCTCTAGGATCGATGGAGTGAATCTATATCAGCTTTTTTCCCCCTATAACGGCGGTGGTCATGCTCAGGCCGCTTCGGTGAGTTTTCGCGATGTTCAGCCAGTTCAACAGTTAAATCAACTACTGGGGGACTTAATTGCTCAAATTCCCCCTTCTCCTACCGCTAGGGATTTAATGTCTTCTCCGGTGCGGACAATTCGTCCCGATACTTCCATATCTCAAGCCGAGCGCATCCTTTTTCGTTACGGCCATTCGGGGTTATCGGTGGTAGATGAGCAGGATCGCTTAGTTGGGGTGATTTCTCGTCGTGACCTCGATTTAGCTCTCCATCACGGCTTTTCTCGCTCTCCTGTGAAGGGATACATGACTTGTAATCCGAAAACTATTACCCCCGACACTTCTCTTCAGGAAATCGAGTCGCTGATGGTAACGTATGATTTGGGGCGTTTACCTGTACTAGAAAATGGGCAGTTAGTCGGTATCGTCACTCGTACAGATGTATTAAGACAGATTCATCAAAATGAGCGGGTGCGTTTTGAAGGGGTTGCGTTGGTTTCTTGTCTTTTACCAGCGATTAAAGAGCGTTTAGAGCCGATTTTATGGTCATTCCTGCAAGCTGCCGCCGCTGCCGCTCAAAAACGCGGTTGGCATCTCTATCTGGTTGGGGGTGCGGTGCGGGATTTATTGTTAGCCACAGAAAGGGATTCTTTATTGTTACAGGATATCGATTTAGTGGTGGATGGCTGCCATCGTGCCGCCGGTGTGGGTGCGGGGGTGGATTTGGCTAATTGTTTACAGGAAATTTATCCGGGGGCCCGGTTATCGATTCACGGGGAATTTCAGACGGCGGCTTTGTTATGGCACAAAGATGAGCGTTTTGGCTCGTTATGGGTGGATATCGCCACGGCACGCACGGAATTCTATCCCTATCCTGCCAGTAATCCCCAAGTGGAGGCTAGTTCGATTCGACAGGATTTGTATAGAAGGGATTTTACGATTAATGCTCTGGCAATTCGCCTAACTTCGCCGAAAGAGGGAGAATTACTCGACTTTTTTGGCGGTATGTTGGATTTACGCGCCCAACACATCCGGGTTCTCCACGCTAATAGTTTTATTGAGGATCCAACGCGCATCTATCGAGCGGTGCGTTTTGCCACTCGCTTAAGATTTGTTATTGAACCCTTGACAGAAAACTATATTAGGTATGCGATCGAAAGTGGGGTTTATGATCGCTCACGGCAACAAAATCAGAATGCACCCGCTTTACAGTCCCGTTTAAAAGCGGAGTTGAATTATATTTTAGAGGCGGATTACTGGGAAAGTGCCTTAGAAAAGTTGGCTGATTTGGGGGCTTTGCACTGTTTACACGGGGATTTAAGTTTAAATCGGGCTTTATGGCGACAATTGCGCTGTCTCAGTCGTTGGTTAGATTGTTTAAGTCTGGAATTGCCGGTGAATGTTTGGTTAATGCGGTTGGAATTATTAATCGCTTCTCTGGCTGTGGGGGAAAGAATAGCGATCGCTAATAACTTACAATTGCCTAAAGATACTGTGGGGCGTTTACAAAAACTAGAAGTTATGGAAAGGGAGATTAGCAATAATTTTGCTTATGATCGACCCGTTAGTCAAATTGTCAGCTTTTTCAATGGTTATCAGGTTCCTAGTTTGTTATTGGTGGCGGTGAGGAGTCAGACTAGGATTAGGGGTTTAATCTGGCAATATTTAACTAAATGGTCGCAGATTGAGGCTCCTATCGACGGCAATGACCTAAAAGCTTTGGGTTATCAACCCGGTCCCCAGTTTAAATCGTTACTTGCGGCGGTGTTGGGGGCGACTTTAGATGGAATAGTCAGCAATAAAAGCGAAGCTATGGCTTTTATTGCTAGTTTAACTAAGTCAGCAGATTAG
- the psbZ gene encoding photosystem II reaction center protein PsbZ, with the protein MSIVFQFFLIALVLFSLLMVIGVPVAYASPQNWDQSKPLLYVGSAIWAILVVAVAILNFLVI; encoded by the coding sequence ATGTCCATTGTCTTTCAATTCTTTCTCATTGCCCTAGTTTTATTTTCCTTGCTGATGGTGATTGGGGTTCCCGTTGCCTATGCTTCCCCCCAAAACTGGGATCAATCGAAACCCCTCCTCTATGTGGGTTCGGCAATTTGGGCGATTTTAGTCGTTGCCGTCGCTATTTTAAACTTTTTAGTTATTTAG
- the ribH gene encoding 6,7-dimethyl-8-ribityllumazine synthase codes for MTVFEGNFTEDISSLRFAIVIGRFNDLVTDKLLSGCQDCLKRHGVDVNPDGTQVDYIWVPGSFEVPMVARQVALSHRYDAVICLGAIIRGQTPHFDYVAAEAAKGIAAASFQTGVPVVFGILTTDTLQQALERAGIKSNLGWNYGLSALEMASLMRQLRPRDEDKPLELLQNNPQQALMEG; via the coding sequence ATGACTGTTTTTGAGGGAAATTTTACCGAGGATATATCGTCCTTGCGCTTTGCGATCGTGATTGGTCGTTTTAATGATCTCGTCACTGATAAACTGTTATCAGGCTGTCAAGACTGTCTCAAGCGTCACGGGGTTGATGTCAATCCCGATGGCACACAAGTGGATTATATCTGGGTACCCGGTAGCTTTGAAGTGCCAATGGTAGCCCGTCAAGTCGCCCTTTCCCACCGTTACGATGCCGTCATTTGTCTAGGGGCAATTATTCGCGGCCAAACGCCCCATTTTGACTACGTTGCCGCCGAGGCTGCTAAAGGCATCGCCGCGGCCTCTTTTCAGACCGGTGTTCCCGTTGTCTTCGGTATTCTCACCACTGATACTCTACAACAGGCCCTCGAACGGGCCGGTATTAAAAGTAATTTGGGCTGGAATTATGGCCTATCTGCCCTAGAAATGGCTAGTCTCATGCGTCAATTGCGCCCCCGGGATGAAGATAAACCCCTAGAATTATTGCAAAATAATCCCCAACAGGCACTGATGGAAGGCTAA
- the tnpA gene encoding IS200/IS605 family transposase, translating to MKPRKGSHSVFSVRLHFVFLTHYRRKVITAQMMERLGEMIWQVCRKLECELIEFSGESDHVHILLDFHPQNSISAVAGCLKSSIARTMKKDLPEPVNKFYKSEVSFWSNSCYVASSGALLDFV from the coding sequence ATGAAACCCAGAAAAGGTTCTCATAGTGTTTTTAGCGTGCGGTTACACTTTGTTTTTCTCACTCATTATCGTAGAAAAGTTATAACCGCTCAAATGATGGAACGGTTAGGGGAAATGATATGGCAAGTTTGTCGAAAGCTTGAATGTGAACTAATTGAGTTTTCTGGGGAGAGCGATCATGTACACATTTTGTTAGATTTCCATCCCCAAAATTCCATTTCTGCTGTAGCAGGATGCTTAAAGAGTTCCATTGCAAGAACAATGAAAAAAGATTTGCCCGAGCCGGTCAATAAATTCTACAAGAGTGAAGTGTCTTTTTGGTCTAATTCTTGTTATGTTGCGTCATCCGGGGCTCTTCTCGACTTTGTGTGA
- a CDS encoding RNA-guided endonuclease InsQ/TnpB family protein, which translates to MAIKRITFRLDPNQTQNNKLHYSQKLHCSLYNACVYHRKTESKKFGKNLNYFDQQNCLPELKKCWPEYKELGSHALQATVKRVDFAFQRFFKLKSGYPKFKASRNYRGWTYPDGAGWSIDSSGHHGFLVMIR; encoded by the coding sequence ATGGCTATCAAGAGAATTACTTTTCGTCTTGATCCAAACCAAACACAAAATAACAAGCTTCATTACAGTCAAAAGCTACACTGCTCTCTTTATAATGCTTGTGTTTATCATCGCAAAACCGAGTCGAAAAAGTTTGGTAAAAACCTTAACTATTTTGACCAACAAAATTGCTTACCAGAGTTGAAGAAATGTTGGCCAGAATATAAAGAACTTGGTAGCCATGCACTGCAAGCCACTGTTAAACGAGTAGATTTTGCTTTTCAGAGATTCTTTAAACTTAAATCAGGTTATCCTAAGTTTAAGGCATCTAGAAATTATCGAGGTTGGACTTATCCTGATGGTGCTGGTTGGTCAATTGATTCTTCTGGTCATCATGGTTTTTTGGTAATGATTCGGTAG
- a CDS encoding Uma2 family endonuclease, producing the protein MHSAFSYFATSLLWRKRSDYYVSGNLTIYYNAEQLKKRDFCGSDFFVVLDTEKRPRKSWVVWGEQGKYPDVIVEILSDSTANIDRNNKKILYQNTFRTPNYFGFDPNTLELQGFRLIEGQYQAISPNEQGYLWSEQLGLYLGIFDRKLRYFTADGELVPTPQEAELQQRQAKEQALLEKERERQAKEKLAQKLRELGIDPDAI; encoded by the coding sequence ATTCATTCGGCTTTTTCTTATTTTGCAACAAGTTTATTATGGCGCAAGAGGAGTGATTACTACGTTTCGGGAAATCTAACCATCTACTACAACGCGGAACAACTAAAAAAACGTGATTTCTGTGGTTCCGATTTTTTTGTGGTTTTAGATACCGAAAAACGTCCCCGCAAAAGTTGGGTAGTCTGGGGAGAACAGGGGAAATATCCGGATGTAATTGTCGAGATTCTCTCCGATTCTACGGCCAATATTGACCGCAATAACAAGAAAATTCTCTATCAGAATACCTTTCGCACTCCTAATTATTTTGGGTTTGATCCTAATACTTTAGAATTACAAGGATTTAGACTAATTGAGGGACAATATCAAGCCATTTCTCCCAATGAACAGGGTTATCTCTGGAGTGAACAGTTAGGATTATATTTAGGGATATTTGACCGTAAACTGCGTTATTTTACCGCCGATGGTGAATTAGTCCCCACTCCTCAAGAAGCGGAATTACAGCAACGACAGGCAAAAGAACAGGCTCTTTTAGAAAAAGAAAGGGAACGACAAGCTAAGGAAAAATTAGCCCAAAAATTGCGAGAATTAGGCATCGATCCCGATGCAATTTAG